From Saccharothrix espanaensis DSM 44229, the proteins below share one genomic window:
- the ctaD gene encoding aa3-type cytochrome oxidase subunit I: MTAVAPQPIATRPFGTREAVKGSFLLRMFRTTDHKQIGIMYLVTSFAFFMVGGAMAMLMRTELARPGMQFLSQEQFNQLFTMHGTVMLLLYATPIVFGFANFVLPLQIGSPDVAFPRLNAFSYWLYLFGGLIVMAGFLTPGGAADFGWFAYTPLSNAIHSPGAGADLWIAGLVVGGLGTILGAVNMITTVVCLRAPGMTMFRMPIFTWNILVTSVLVLLAFPILTAALLGLLADRHLGAHVFDAANGGVILWQHLFWFFGHPEVYIVALPFFGIVSEIFPVFSRKPIFGYNGLVYATLGIAALSVAVWAHHMYATGAVLLPFFAFMTFLIAVPTGIKFFNWIGTMWKGQLTFETPMLFSIGFIVTFLFGGLSGVLLAAPAIDFHVSDTYFVVAHFHYVLYGTIVFATFAGIYFWFPKITGRMLDEPLGKLHFWTTFLGFHATFLVQHWLGNEGMPRRYADYLPSDGFTTLNTISTIGAYILGASTLPFIWNVFKSYRYGETVHVDDPWGFGNSLEWATSCPPPRHNFTELPRIRSARPAFELHYPHMIERLHEEAHVTFTGKTIPHDKAKSTVFEKAGQAVQSGTASEGTEHDHK, encoded by the coding sequence GTGACGGCCGTAGCCCCGCAGCCGATCGCTACGCGGCCCTTCGGGACTCGCGAGGCGGTCAAGGGTTCGTTCCTGCTGCGGATGTTCCGCACCACGGACCACAAGCAGATCGGGATCATGTACCTGGTCACCTCGTTCGCCTTCTTCATGGTGGGCGGCGCGATGGCCATGCTGATGAGGACCGAGCTGGCCCGTCCGGGAATGCAGTTCCTCAGCCAGGAGCAGTTCAACCAGCTGTTCACCATGCACGGCACGGTGATGCTGCTGCTCTACGCGACCCCGATCGTGTTCGGCTTCGCGAACTTCGTGCTGCCGCTCCAGATCGGCTCCCCGGACGTGGCGTTCCCGCGCCTCAACGCGTTCTCGTACTGGCTGTACCTGTTCGGCGGCCTGATCGTGATGGCGGGTTTCCTCACGCCCGGTGGCGCGGCCGACTTCGGCTGGTTCGCCTACACCCCGCTGTCCAACGCCATCCACTCGCCCGGCGCGGGCGCCGACCTGTGGATCGCGGGCCTGGTCGTGGGTGGTCTGGGCACGATCCTCGGCGCGGTCAACATGATCACCACGGTGGTCTGCCTGCGCGCGCCCGGCATGACGATGTTCCGGATGCCGATCTTCACCTGGAACATCCTGGTCACGTCGGTGCTGGTGCTGCTGGCGTTCCCGATCCTGACCGCCGCCCTGCTCGGCCTGCTCGCCGACCGGCACCTCGGTGCCCACGTGTTCGACGCGGCCAACGGCGGCGTGATCCTGTGGCAGCACCTCTTCTGGTTCTTCGGCCACCCGGAGGTCTACATCGTCGCCTTGCCGTTCTTCGGCATCGTGAGCGAGATCTTCCCGGTGTTCAGCCGCAAGCCGATCTTCGGCTACAACGGCCTGGTCTACGCGACGCTGGGCATCGCGGCGCTGTCGGTGGCGGTGTGGGCGCACCACATGTACGCCACGGGCGCGGTGCTGCTGCCGTTCTTCGCGTTCATGACCTTCCTGATCGCGGTGCCGACCGGCATCAAGTTCTTCAACTGGATCGGCACGATGTGGAAGGGGCAGCTGACGTTCGAGACACCGATGCTGTTCAGCATCGGCTTCATCGTCACCTTCCTGTTCGGCGGCCTGTCCGGCGTGCTGCTCGCGGCCCCGGCCATCGACTTCCACGTGTCGGACACCTACTTCGTGGTCGCGCACTTCCACTACGTGCTCTACGGCACGATCGTGTTCGCCACGTTCGCCGGCATCTACTTCTGGTTCCCGAAGATCACCGGCCGGATGCTCGACGAGCCGCTGGGCAAGCTGCACTTCTGGACCACGTTCCTGGGCTTCCACGCGACGTTCCTGGTCCAGCACTGGCTGGGCAACGAGGGCATGCCGCGCCGCTACGCCGACTACCTGCCGTCGGACGGCTTCACCACGCTGAACACGATCTCCACGATCGGCGCGTACATCCTCGGCGCGTCCACGCTGCCGTTCATCTGGAACGTGTTCAAGTCCTACCGCTACGGCGAGACCGTGCACGTGGACGACCCGTGGGGCTTCGGCAACTCGTTGGAGTGGGCGACCTCCTGCCCGCCGCCGCGGCACAACTTCACCGAGCTGCCCCGGATCCGCTCCGCGCGCCCGGCGTTCGAGCTGCACTACCCGCACATGATCGAGCGCCTGCACGAGGAAGCGCACGTCACGTTCACCGGCAAGACCATCCCGCACGACAAGGCCAAGTCGACGGTCTTCGAGAAGGCCGGTCAGGCCGTGCAGTCGGGCACGGCGTCCGAGGGCACCGAGCACGACCACAAGTAA
- the serB gene encoding phosphoserine phosphatase SerB, translating into MSKPSATPVLITVTGPDKPGVSSVLFAVLTRHGVDVLDVEQVVIRGRLVLGVLVSAGHDPEGLQETVEQAMATVSMHVEVEIGADGKRTARLESTHVVILLGRPVTARAFTEVARRLASLGVNIDAIRGVADYPVTGLELRVSVAADTAEADAALREALAEISVRVDLDIAVERAGLTRRAKRLVVFDVDSTLIQGEVIEMLAAHVGVEPQVKQITEAAMRGELDFAESLRRRVALLAGLDESVLDEVAGSLELTAGARTTVRTLKRLGFRCGVVSGGFTRVIRSLVDDLGLDFCAANELEVVAGKLTGRVVGEIVDRPGKAVALRRFAEQEGVPLGQTVAVGDGANDIDMLGTAGLGIAFNAKPALREVADTALSHPFLDAVLFVLGVTRAEVEAADAADGLELERL; encoded by the coding sequence GTGAGCAAGCCCAGCGCGACGCCCGTCCTGATCACGGTCACCGGCCCGGACAAACCGGGCGTGTCCTCCGTGCTGTTCGCGGTGCTGACCCGGCACGGCGTCGACGTCCTCGACGTCGAGCAGGTCGTCATCCGGGGCCGGCTGGTGCTCGGCGTGCTGGTCTCCGCCGGGCACGACCCGGAGGGGTTGCAGGAGACGGTCGAGCAGGCGATGGCCACGGTGTCCATGCACGTCGAGGTGGAGATCGGCGCGGACGGCAAGCGCACCGCGCGGCTGGAGTCCACCCACGTGGTGATCCTGCTCGGCCGGCCGGTCACCGCGCGGGCGTTCACCGAGGTGGCGCGCCGGCTCGCGTCGCTGGGCGTGAACATCGACGCCATCCGCGGCGTCGCCGACTACCCGGTGACGGGCCTGGAGCTGCGGGTCTCGGTCGCGGCGGACACCGCCGAGGCGGACGCGGCGCTGCGCGAGGCGCTGGCCGAGATCTCGGTGCGGGTCGACCTGGACATCGCGGTCGAGCGCGCGGGCCTGACCCGGCGGGCGAAGCGGCTGGTGGTGTTCGACGTGGACTCGACCCTGATCCAGGGCGAGGTGATCGAGATGCTGGCCGCGCACGTGGGCGTGGAGCCGCAGGTGAAGCAGATCACCGAGGCCGCGATGCGCGGCGAGCTGGACTTCGCCGAGTCGCTGCGCCGCCGGGTGGCGCTGCTGGCCGGGCTGGACGAGTCGGTGCTGGACGAGGTCGCCGGGTCGCTGGAGCTGACCGCCGGCGCGCGGACCACCGTGCGGACGCTCAAGCGGCTCGGGTTCCGCTGCGGCGTGGTCTCCGGCGGGTTCACCCGGGTGATCCGCTCGCTGGTGGACGACCTGGGGCTGGACTTCTGCGCGGCCAACGAGCTGGAGGTGGTGGCCGGGAAGCTGACCGGGCGGGTGGTCGGCGAGATCGTCGACCGGCCCGGCAAGGCGGTGGCGCTGCGCCGGTTCGCCGAGCAGGAGGGCGTGCCGCTGGGGCAGACCGTCGCGGTCGGCGACGGGGCCAACGACATCGACATGCTGGGCACCGCCGGGCTGGGCATCGCGTTCAACGCCAAGCCCGCGCTGCGCGAGGTGGCCGACACCGCGCTGTCGCACCCGTTCCTGGACGCCGTGCTGTTCGTGCTGGGCGTGACCCGGGCCGAGGTGGAGGCGGCGGACGCGGCGGACGGGCTGGAGCTGGAGCGGCTGTGA